Proteins encoded within one genomic window of Paracoccus sp. MA:
- a CDS encoding sugar ABC transporter ATP-binding protein, with protein sequence MTVLALDSVSKRFGPIEVLHGVNLALEPGEVHALIGENGAGKSTIMKILGGFLDPTSGQILLDGQPVRFASGPEAEAQGIVVIHQEFNLASDLTVAANVFLGREIGGWRLDHAAMRDAAAALLKRLDTRIDPEARIRDLSVPDRQMVEIAKALSRKARVLIMDEPSAVLTHREVGALYAQIDRLRAEGVAILYCSHRLDEVAHLADRITVLRDGRVVRQALRGELTEDGMATAMVGRELQDFYPPKGQPGDQPALEVRGLTVPGRVRDVGFTLRRGEVLGIAGLVGSGRTELAEGLVGLRPSTGEIRVEGRPVAIRSLRAAFAAGLAYLTEDRKEAGLLLDKGLRENLTLATLERFGGWRLDTRAEDAALDSATREFDIRAPRRDMPAGKLSGGNQQKLLLAKVMLPDPRIILIDEPTRGIDVGTKRQIYAFIRKLAAEGRSLIVISSEMTEVIGLADRVLVMRGGRLAGELAGEDMTEDRIVRLAMGVTGEAA encoded by the coding sequence ATGACCGTGCTGGCGCTCGACAGCGTCTCGAAACGCTTCGGCCCGATCGAAGTGCTGCACGGCGTCAATCTGGCGCTGGAACCGGGCGAGGTCCATGCCCTGATCGGCGAGAACGGCGCCGGCAAGTCCACGATCATGAAGATCCTGGGCGGCTTCCTGGACCCGACATCGGGCCAGATCCTGCTGGACGGCCAGCCCGTCCGGTTCGCCAGCGGGCCCGAAGCCGAGGCGCAGGGCATCGTGGTCATCCACCAGGAATTCAACCTCGCCTCCGACCTGACCGTCGCGGCGAATGTGTTCCTGGGCCGCGAGATCGGCGGCTGGCGGCTGGACCATGCCGCGATGCGGGATGCGGCCGCCGCGCTGCTCAAGCGGCTGGACACCCGCATCGACCCCGAGGCGCGCATCCGCGACCTGTCCGTGCCCGACCGCCAGATGGTCGAGATCGCCAAGGCCCTGTCGCGCAAGGCCCGCGTGCTGATCATGGACGAACCCAGCGCCGTCTTGACCCATCGCGAGGTCGGTGCGCTTTACGCCCAGATCGACCGGCTGCGGGCCGAGGGGGTGGCGATCCTTTACTGCTCGCACCGGCTGGACGAGGTGGCGCATCTGGCCGACCGCATCACCGTGCTGCGCGACGGCCGCGTCGTGCGCCAGGCCTTGCGCGGCGAGCTGACCGAGGACGGCATGGCCACCGCCATGGTCGGCCGCGAATTGCAGGATTTCTATCCGCCCAAGGGCCAGCCGGGCGACCAGCCGGCGCTGGAGGTCCGGGGCCTGACCGTGCCGGGCCGGGTCCGCGACGTCGGCTTCACCCTGCGCCGGGGCGAGGTGCTGGGCATCGCCGGCCTCGTCGGGTCCGGCCGCACCGAACTGGCCGAGGGGCTGGTCGGGCTGCGTCCCTCGACCGGCGAGATCCGGGTTGAGGGCCGGCCCGTCGCCATCCGCAGCCTGCGCGCCGCCTTTGCCGCCGGCCTCGCCTATCTGACCGAGGACCGCAAGGAGGCGGGGCTGCTGCTCGACAAGGGGCTGCGCGAGAACCTGACGCTGGCGACGCTGGAACGCTTCGGCGGCTGGCGGCTGGACACCCGCGCCGAGGATGCCGCGCTGGACAGCGCGACGCGGGAATTCGACATCCGCGCCCCGCGCCGCGACATGCCGGCCGGAAAGCTGTCTGGGGGAAACCAGCAGAAACTGTTGCTGGCCAAGGTAATGCTTCCCGATCCTCGAATTATTCTCATCGACGAGCCGACGCGCGGCATCGACGTGGGCACCAAGCGGCAGATCTATGCCTTCATCCGCAAGCTTGCCGCCGAAGGCCGCAGCCTGATCGTCATCAGCAGCGAGATGACCGAGGTGATCGGCCTGGCCGACCGCGTGCTGGTGATGCGCGGGGGGCGGCTGGCCGGCGAGCTGGCCGGAGAGGACATGACCGAGGACCGCATCGTCCGCCTTGCCATGGGCGTGACCGGAGAAGCCGCATGA
- a CDS encoding ABC transporter permease → MKIDLHTLGPLVALVALVILGAALNSAFLAPANITNVLARSAFIGLIAVGMTFVITAGGLDLSVGSMAAFLAGIAIIAMNAALPTTGLNWGTVLIGMGVAILGGIAAGYLNGALVTKARIEPFIVTLGTMGIFRSLVTWLADGGTLSLDYGLRTLYRPVYYSGIGWITWPIIVFAIVAVLGEWTMRHSRFGRHVEAIGSNDRVARYSAIDVNRMRLLTYVLLGVLVGLAVVLYVPRLGSASGSTGVLWELEAIAAVIIGGTALKGGRGRVWGTVVGVLILSLIDNILNLADLVSPYLNGAIQGVIIVLAVVLQREKRTAEER, encoded by the coding sequence ATGAAGATCGACCTGCATACCCTTGGCCCGCTTGTCGCTTTGGTCGCCCTGGTGATCCTGGGCGCGGCACTGAACAGCGCCTTCCTGGCGCCGGCGAACATCACCAATGTGCTGGCGCGCTCGGCCTTCATCGGGCTGATCGCGGTCGGCATGACCTTCGTCATCACCGCGGGCGGGCTGGACCTGTCGGTGGGGTCCATGGCCGCCTTTCTGGCCGGCATCGCCATCATCGCCATGAACGCCGCCCTGCCGACGACCGGCCTGAACTGGGGAACGGTCCTGATCGGCATGGGCGTGGCGATCCTTGGCGGCATCGCCGCCGGATACCTGAACGGCGCGCTGGTCACCAAGGCGCGGATCGAGCCCTTCATCGTCACGCTGGGCACCATGGGCATCTTCCGCTCGCTGGTCACGTGGCTGGCCGATGGCGGCACGCTGTCGCTGGATTACGGGCTGCGCACGCTTTACCGGCCGGTCTATTACAGCGGGATCGGCTGGATCACCTGGCCGATCATCGTCTTTGCCATCGTCGCGGTCCTTGGCGAATGGACGATGCGCCATTCCCGCTTCGGCCGGCATGTCGAGGCCATCGGCTCGAACGACCGGGTCGCGCGCTATTCGGCCATCGACGTGAACCGGATGCGGCTTCTGACCTATGTGCTTTTGGGCGTGCTGGTCGGGCTGGCGGTGGTGCTTTACGTGCCGCGGCTCGGCTCGGCCTCGGGCTCGACCGGGGTCCTGTGGGAGCTTGAGGCCATCGCCGCCGTCATCATCGGCGGCACCGCGCTGAAGGGCGGGCGCGGCCGGGTCTGGGGCACGGTGGTCGGCGTGCTGATCCTGTCGCTGATCGACAACATCCTGAATCTGGCCGATCTGGTCAGCCCCTATCTGAACGGGGCGATCCAGGGGGTCATCATCGTTCTTGCTGTCGTCTTGCAGCGGGAAAAACGCACCGCCGAGGAGCGGTGA
- a CDS encoding ABC transporter substrate-binding protein, protein MKRRSLMKAAALMAAMGIAAPAVAQEAEKKIIGVSIPSATHGFMGGLNWHAQDTIKRLGAAYPNLEFVLSTAGDPAKQVNDIEDMMATRNIDALVVLPFESEPLTAPVKAVKDAGKFVTVVDRGLSQEGIEDLYVAGDNTAFGRVAGEYFKENLEPGAKVVVLRGIPTTLDNERVDAFRAALEGSEVEILDMQHGNWNRDDAFAVMQDYLAKYPQIDAVWAADDDMAIGVLEAISAANRQDEMWVIGGAGMKEIVKRIMEGDKQLPVNVTYPPALISSAIEMTALNFVSNAPMTGRFIISSQLITPENAEQFYYPDSPF, encoded by the coding sequence ATGAAACGCAGAAGCCTGATGAAAGCCGCGGCCCTGATGGCGGCGATGGGGATCGCCGCCCCCGCCGTCGCGCAGGAGGCCGAGAAGAAGATCATCGGCGTGTCGATCCCGTCCGCCACGCATGGGTTCATGGGCGGGCTGAACTGGCACGCGCAGGACACGATCAAGCGGCTGGGCGCCGCCTATCCCAACCTTGAATTCGTGCTCTCCACCGCCGGCGACCCGGCCAAGCAGGTCAACGACATCGAGGACATGATGGCCACGCGCAACATCGACGCGCTGGTGGTGCTGCCCTTCGAATCCGAGCCGCTGACCGCCCCGGTCAAGGCGGTCAAGGATGCGGGCAAGTTCGTGACCGTGGTGGATCGCGGGCTGAGCCAGGAGGGGATCGAGGATCTTTACGTCGCCGGCGACAACACCGCTTTCGGCCGCGTCGCGGGGGAATATTTCAAGGAGAACCTTGAGCCCGGCGCCAAGGTCGTGGTGCTGCGCGGCATCCCGACCACGCTGGACAACGAGCGCGTCGATGCGTTCCGGGCGGCGCTGGAGGGGTCCGAGGTCGAGATCCTCGACATGCAGCACGGCAACTGGAACCGCGACGACGCCTTTGCGGTGATGCAGGACTATCTGGCGAAATATCCGCAGATCGACGCGGTCTGGGCGGCCGACGACGACATGGCCATCGGCGTGCTCGAAGCGATCTCGGCCGCGAACCGGCAGGACGAGATGTGGGTGATCGGCGGCGCCGGCATGAAGGAAATCGTCAAGCGCATCATGGAGGGCGACAAGCAGCTGCCGGTGAACGTGACCTATCCGCCGGCGCTGATCTCCTCGGCCATCGAGATGACGGCGCTGAACTTCGTGTCGAATGCGCCGATGACCGGGCGCTTCATCATCAGCAGCCAGCTCATCACCCCCGAGAACGCCGAGCAGTTCTACTATCCCGACAGCCCGTTCTGA